In Sebaldella termitidis ATCC 33386, one DNA window encodes the following:
- a CDS encoding autotransporter domain-containing protein: MKANKKLLVSFLALNAVLSVNASGAEKAASSKYDRMYNSMVKNLEQGKSNQKNYEIIERILNQKNKELKDLYLQGEYVVKPEYLEWQVFFSGFYDEYGKGVDNTSENAAYHTKVSGYYDDNGNYVTTSSSINGMAGKPYQPLQQPKDINLGVSIPLKGMSREPLTLSLSPASEISINPSTLTVTAPTGVSIPSLSFLEFQPLEPIVELPQLVPIPIITIGGAGGGNGGYTGFYPNSDPDGNAIISQMDVLTGEIYAHIASHSGTGGYGSKVIYDNYALTNLTGGPSAGLTISAGGQALPAGVYNSTTNTSVQGIFKVVDNTLTRYGVVGSNPDDLSITLEGDDPNPVFLGQILHYDEHYYGTQYRLDGLEAQGWITAAEKAELADKFLDPVLGHTTANRYFQYVENNSTWNLKGSSIVAVNLQAHSGGQAANSIFMNRGKIIGLNEASTNNNLVGNQVAFMFTEGTSSQKQEGFDNTGLIEMRAPGNVIYLMTSSASSSGNGKHILMNNGDMKLYGRQNVGVYTRSGTTNLTRTEIKLYNPITVLGDESIGVDIERVLNFANSKIKVDVGTEDPKQTVTSMSGVNGLENSGHIASTGYSDQHTDNAIGMYINLASTFTLDDYEIKLGEYSQKGIGVRIENGHLTLGSNMLDTTTKHSLISDGGIGNILIAGIGSSSSVTTDANTILEVKNGKSQVGVYANTGSSVINAGTLNASGEGTKGIVVDTASTITNSGVINVSGGVYTDSSNNKSGSVGVAVKDAGSTFTSAGVGSNVTVDVSGKESTGLFADTGVIDITNGTIKTSDGAFNLYAKGSTGKIKLTNVNMETGQRSLLFYNENGGTFELNNVNATIKGAANANDRGTAFYYVGTGVLPTLTTADLSAYFASVFNNTANNLTLNMETGSRLFIVDNVSIDLSVTATPLGSIAGGPTVTGSSDYKTYMMYKSLLGIDQNIALDTATDAYNNLEIVTSSIYNNGYNITGSLTNQVAMGQENGLDTLGVSLPRSTVSLTNDGGNITLSGASSVGMYANYGELRNMNSGVINVSGAGSIGMYGANGTLADNQTGSVINISSSGVGIYAEGNKQGIAQTFGNGKIDIVNSGLIQAGASSNAMGIYANNNSTGIAADAHVNLSNGTIDLGASENAVGVFVDKGTVTDSGSTITVGKNGVALYAKDSVVTLAGTTINLFGDNSLGLYLDGTTSFTGSGNININGQNVVLFNMNSSGAISNSFNVVSVAPGSTYTLGNITGGVFEYTGSSNLASNGTLVSGTGSAIYLNGSAITASPGSTNVAGVVLDGPYTGFSPLPAGMTSGTDGENAGIITLGDSSVGIYGKNGSRISNTNTITVDNASAGLMTSGAGAFAQNSGTITVGTGSQGIYLKDGDYAQNTGNILSAGAGTVGIYANNASVHVTNGGNIDLSGDKSIGIYSIGTIPQNINNTGALKIGDSVNTSDPSIGIYGAVAGSTITNSGTVTSGVRSIGMYSNGGTVNNIGASNIGNSGVGIYSTGGVVNLNSGSAFNMGTNGAVGVYGVYSAVNNSADLNIGNSNYGYILKGGSLTNAAGTNSSIGDDSVYMYSTEGTTVTNDGTLIMSGANNVGFYMAQDPTSKVGGAVMINNAGGNISGTVGNNNVGIYNYGGIVDNYGDVAVGNSDIKFITGTTNVDVKASKYSVGIYGENAAIINRAGANVSAGYGGYGIVAKGGTASNFGTVTTTGDYSTGMYTENGVITNEAGGTINVSGNNTIGMAGKGIGSHIINHGTINITGNDAIGMYGNLGTVITNTGTIDISGQNSQIFVSSDPDDPGHTVGAGTATINGGTAANVISSIGNIHALPALINAGIIKSNGVLALDGVQVMVKPDPTTAQPSSDPNFDFSLSGTSIIADEVLTSKPIVILPGFSDGTIADVYKLEGLIKASSGQYDFVSGSLLWEATPRATGTGADIYMSRKAFTEFTDGLWYEDFGTALENNFLGATGDGVKIYNKTAYIPDEQNFRHIMGSLAGNVYANINQREDDIAKTFENSLHLLQDSTNNTKENVKINVIAGKGKNKEETDGVTGYDYTTTGVLALREVERTYKHTFGYSLGYLHTGFEFNDGNSSEEWVDTVQLGLHNKYKTNGWTLRNDLTGRVSIHNVDRNIDWPSPLGRSEMNGTYETYSITSDNILGKEFGLGKKASIMPYGAFRAMYVTRPDFSESGLEKLEVEGNDAWSAKPRAGVELKGALPLGANTAWQLKGTLDFAYEYELADLNEREKARLIAIEDGYHKLSKPQDEKGTFRTRAAIGVEIEDRYGIFLTGEYSTGNDKENDYRAGVTLKAVF, from the coding sequence CGGTAACGGCGGATACACAGGATTTTATCCAAACAGTGATCCAGATGGTAATGCTATCATATCGCAGATGGATGTTCTTACAGGTGAGATTTATGCACATATAGCTAGTCATTCGGGTACAGGCGGATACGGCTCAAAAGTAATTTATGACAATTATGCGCTTACTAATTTAACAGGAGGGCCGTCAGCAGGACTGACTATATCAGCCGGTGGACAGGCATTACCTGCCGGAGTATATAATTCTACTACAAATACAAGTGTTCAGGGAATATTTAAAGTCGTGGATAATACATTAACAAGATATGGAGTAGTAGGAAGCAATCCTGACGATCTGTCAATAACTCTGGAAGGGGATGACCCAAACCCGGTATTTTTAGGACAAATACTTCACTATGACGAACATTATTATGGGACACAATATAGACTTGACGGACTTGAAGCACAGGGCTGGATAACAGCAGCAGAAAAAGCAGAGCTTGCAGATAAGTTTCTTGATCCGGTGCTGGGTCATACAACTGCAAACAGATATTTCCAATATGTAGAAAATAACAGTACATGGAATCTGAAAGGATCCAGCATAGTAGCTGTGAATCTGCAGGCACACAGCGGTGGTCAGGCTGCAAACAGTATATTTATGAACAGGGGAAAAATAATAGGTCTGAATGAAGCAAGTACAAATAATAATCTGGTAGGAAATCAGGTTGCCTTTATGTTTACTGAGGGAACAAGCAGTCAGAAACAGGAAGGGTTTGATAATACAGGCTTAATAGAAATGAGAGCTCCGGGAAATGTCATCTATTTAATGACAAGCAGTGCGTCTTCTTCGGGTAATGGAAAACATATTCTTATGAATAACGGGGACATGAAGCTTTACGGCAGACAAAATGTAGGGGTATATACAAGATCTGGAACAACAAATCTTACAAGAACAGAAATAAAATTATATAATCCGATAACAGTTCTGGGTGATGAAAGTATTGGTGTAGATATAGAAAGAGTATTAAACTTCGCCAATTCAAAAATAAAAGTAGATGTGGGAACAGAGGATCCTAAACAAACAGTAACAAGTATGTCGGGAGTAAACGGACTTGAAAACAGCGGTCATATAGCAAGTACAGGATATAGCGATCAGCATACTGATAATGCAATTGGAATGTATATTAATTTGGCATCAACATTTACTCTGGATGACTATGAAATAAAACTGGGAGAATACTCTCAGAAAGGCATAGGAGTGAGAATTGAAAACGGTCATCTGACTCTGGGAAGTAATATGCTGGATACAACAACAAAACACTCGCTGATAAGTGACGGCGGGATAGGGAATATATTAATTGCAGGAATCGGTTCTTCTTCATCTGTAACAACTGATGCAAATACTATATTAGAAGTAAAAAATGGTAAGTCACAGGTAGGAGTGTATGCTAATACAGGTTCAAGTGTTATTAATGCAGGGACATTAAATGCAAGCGGAGAAGGAACAAAAGGAATAGTCGTAGATACTGCAAGTACAATAACAAATTCCGGAGTAATTAATGTGTCAGGAGGAGTATATACTGATTCTTCAAATAATAAATCAGGATCTGTGGGAGTAGCAGTAAAAGATGCAGGTTCGACATTTACATCAGCAGGAGTGGGAAGCAATGTAACAGTAGATGTATCTGGTAAAGAATCTACAGGGCTGTTTGCTGATACAGGAGTAATTGATATTACAAACGGAACAATAAAAACTTCTGACGGTGCATTTAATTTATACGCCAAAGGAAGTACAGGAAAAATAAAGCTGACAAATGTAAATATGGAAACAGGTCAGAGATCACTGCTTTTCTATAATGAAAACGGAGGAACTTTTGAGCTGAATAATGTAAATGCCACAATAAAAGGTGCTGCGAATGCAAATGACAGAGGAACGGCTTTTTACTATGTAGGAACAGGTGTTCTGCCAACATTGACAACTGCAGATTTATCAGCATATTTTGCAAGCGTATTTAATAATACGGCAAATAATTTAACATTAAATATGGAGACAGGATCAAGATTATTTATAGTAGATAATGTGTCAATAGATCTGAGTGTAACAGCAACACCTCTAGGTTCTATAGCAGGAGGACCGACGGTAACAGGAAGTTCTGATTATAAAACATATATGATGTATAAAAGTCTGCTTGGCATAGATCAGAATATCGCTCTTGATACAGCCACAGATGCATATAATAATCTGGAAATAGTAACATCAAGTATATATAATAACGGATACAACATAACTGGAAGTCTTACAAATCAAGTAGCAATGGGACAGGAAAACGGACTGGATACTCTCGGGGTTTCATTGCCGAGAAGTACAGTATCACTGACTAATGACGGAGGAAATATAACATTATCGGGAGCTTCTTCTGTGGGAATGTACGCGAATTACGGGGAATTAAGAAATATGAATTCCGGAGTAATTAATGTAAGCGGGGCAGGATCTATAGGAATGTACGGGGCAAATGGTACTCTGGCAGATAATCAGACAGGATCTGTTATTAATATTTCCAGTTCAGGAGTAGGAATATATGCAGAAGGTAATAAACAAGGAATAGCACAGACTTTCGGAAACGGGAAAATAGATATAGTAAACAGTGGATTAATACAGGCAGGGGCATCATCTAATGCAATGGGAATATATGCAAATAATAACAGTACGGGAATAGCGGCAGATGCACACGTAAATCTTTCAAACGGTACGATAGATCTGGGAGCTTCTGAAAATGCAGTTGGTGTTTTTGTAGATAAAGGAACTGTAACAGATTCAGGCTCTACAATAACAGTAGGTAAAAACGGAGTGGCTCTTTATGCTAAAGACAGTGTTGTAACTTTGGCAGGAACTACAATAAATCTGTTCGGTGATAACTCATTAGGACTTTATCTTGACGGAACAACAAGCTTTACTGGAAGCGGAAATATAAATATAAACGGACAGAATGTTGTGTTGTTTAATATGAATTCAAGCGGAGCAATCAGTAATTCATTTAATGTAGTAAGTGTTGCACCGGGTTCTACATATACATTAGGAAATATAACAGGAGGAGTATTTGAATACACAGGAAGCAGTAATCTTGCTTCAAACGGAACTCTTGTATCCGGAACAGGGTCAGCAATATATTTAAACGGTTCTGCAATAACAGCATCTCCCGGCTCTACAAATGTAGCAGGTGTTGTATTAGACGGACCATATACCGGGTTTAGTCCGCTGCCCGCAGGAATGACTTCGGGAACGGACGGTGAAAATGCAGGGATTATTACTTTGGGAGATAGTTCTGTCGGTATATACGGTAAAAATGGTTCAAGAATAAGTAATACAAATACAATAACAGTAGATAATGCTTCAGCAGGATTAATGACTTCCGGAGCAGGAGCTTTTGCTCAGAATAGCGGAACAATAACAGTAGGAACAGGTTCTCAGGGTATCTATCTGAAAGACGGGGATTATGCTCAGAATACAGGGAATATATTAAGTGCCGGAGCCGGAACAGTAGGTATTTATGCAAATAATGCATCGGTGCATGTAACTAATGGCGGAAATATTGATCTGTCAGGAGATAAATCAATAGGTATTTATTCTATAGGTACAATTCCGCAAAATATAAATAATACAGGAGCATTAAAAATAGGAGATTCTGTAAATACATCAGATCCAAGTATAGGAATATACGGTGCAGTGGCAGGAAGCACAATAACAAACAGCGGAACAGTCACATCAGGAGTAAGATCAATAGGTATGTACAGTAACGGAGGAACTGTTAATAATATTGGTGCTTCAAACATAGGTAACTCAGGAGTGGGGATATATTCTACCGGGGGAGTTGTTAATCTAAATTCAGGTTCTGCATTTAATATGGGAACAAACGGAGCAGTGGGAGTATACGGAGTATATTCTGCTGTAAATAACTCTGCTGATCTTAATATAGGAAACAGCAACTATGGATACATTCTAAAAGGCGGATCACTGACAAATGCGGCAGGAACAAACAGCAGTATTGGTGATGATTCGGTATATATGTATAGTACTGAAGGAACAACGGTAACTAATGACGGAACTCTGATAATGTCAGGAGCAAATAATGTAGGCTTCTATATGGCACAGGATCCGACAAGCAAAGTTGGCGGAGCTGTTATGATTAATAATGCCGGAGGTAATATTTCTGGAACTGTAGGAAATAACAATGTCGGAATATATAACTATGGTGGTATTGTAGATAACTACGGCGATGTGGCAGTGGGTAATTCAGATATTAAATTTATAACAGGGACTACAAATGTAGATGTTAAAGCTAGTAAGTATTCAGTCGGGATCTACGGAGAGAATGCCGCGATTATAAACCGTGCGGGAGCTAATGTATCAGCAGGCTACGGCGGATATGGAATAGTAGCAAAAGGCGGAACTGCAAGCAACTTTGGAACAGTAACAACTACAGGTGATTATTCTACAGGTATGTATACAGAAAACGGAGTAATAACAAATGAAGCAGGCGGAACTATAAATGTTTCAGGTAATAATACAATAGGAATGGCAGGAAAAGGAATAGGTTCGCACATAATAAACCATGGAACAATTAATATAACAGGTAATGACGCAATAGGTATGTATGGTAATCTTGGAACAGTAATAACAAATACAGGGACAATCGATATATCGGGACAGAACAGCCAGATATTCGTATCATCAGATCCAGATGATCCCGGACATACAGTAGGAGCAGGAACGGCAACTATAAACGGAGGAACAGCAGCAAATGTGATAAGCTCGATTGGAAATATTCATGCTCTGCCGGCATTGATAAATGCAGGAATTATAAAATCAAACGGAGTACTGGCATTAGATGGTGTACAGGTAATGGTAAAGCCTGATCCTACGACAGCGCAGCCGTCATCAGATCCTAATTTTGATTTTTCATTATCGGGAACTTCGATAATAGCGGATGAAGTATTGACATCAAAGCCGATAGTAATACTTCCGGGATTCTCTGACGGAACAATAGCAGATGTATATAAACTGGAAGGATTAATAAAGGCATCATCAGGACAGTATGACTTTGTAAGCGGATCATTGTTATGGGAAGCAACACCAAGAGCAACAGGAACAGGTGCAGATATATATATGTCAAGAAAAGCATTTACGGAATTTACAGACGGTTTATGGTATGAAGACTTTGGTACTGCATTGGAAAATAACTTCTTGGGTGCGACAGGCGACGGAGTGAAAATATATAATAAAACAGCATATATTCCTGATGAACAAAATTTCAGACATATAATGGGAAGTCTTGCAGGAAATGTGTATGCTAATATAAACCAGAGAGAAGACGATATAGCCAAAACATTTGAAAATTCATTGCATTTATTACAGGATTCAACAAACAATACAAAAGAAAATGTAAAAATAAATGTAATAGCAGGAAAAGGAAAGAACAAAGAAGAAACAGACGGAGTAACAGGGTATGACTACACAACAACAGGAGTACTTGCATTAAGAGAAGTAGAAAGAACATATAAGCATACATTTGGTTATTCATTAGGATATTTACATACAGGATTTGAATTTAATGACGGGAACAGCAGCGAAGAATGGGTGGATACTGTACAGCTTGGATTACATAACAAGTATAAAACAAACGGATGGACATTAAGAAATGATCTGACAGGAAGGGTAAGTATTCATAACGTGGACAGAAATATAGACTGGCCGTCACCGCTTGGCAGATCAGAAATGAACGGAACATACGAAACATACAGTATAACAAGTGACAATATACTAGGGAAAGAATTTGGACTAGGAAAGAAAGCAAGTATAATGCCGTATGGAGCATTTAGAGCTATGTATGTGACAAGACCGGATTTCAGTGAGAGCGGACTGGAAAAGCTTGAGGTGGAAGGAAATGATGCATGGAGTGCTAAGCCGAGAGCCGGGGTAGAGCTGAAAGGAGCGCTGCCGTTAGGAGCTAATACAGCATGGCAATTAAAGGGTACGCTTGATTTTGCTTATGAATATGAGCTTGCAGACCTTAATGAAAGAGAAAAAGCAAGACTGATAGCAATAGAAGACGGGTATCATAAACTTTCAAAACCGCAGGATGAAAAAGGAACATTCAGAACAAGAGCAGCAATAGGCGTAGAGATAGAAGACAGATACGGAATATTCCTAACAGGAGAGTACTCAACAGGAAATGATAAGGAAAATGATTACAGAGCAGGAGTAACTTTAAAAGCAGTATTTTAA
- a CDS encoding PTS transporter subunit EIIC has protein sequence MGIKEKTFNLGQKLGKAILLPIAILPVAGLLLGVSAALSNPVIVKTYPALNHVAIQAVFKIMNAAGNGVFSALPLIFAVGIAVGLAKADKGTAGLASVIGYLIMNCTINALLTITGKIAPKDIDPKLFGQGNILGTVTLQTGIFGGIVIGLMVAYLHNKYYQKKLPTYLAFFGGSRFVPIVTSVAALAAGAVLFFIWPFFGALFASAGVLVNKTGILGAFIYGFILRLLLPLGLHHVFYLPFWTTALGGTLEVGGKSVEGFQAIFLAQLGDPDTAKFFGNLAKFNSGRYLHIMIGLPAVCLAMYRAIPDKKRRIATMGFLLSAALTSFITGVTEPIDFALLFASPVLYLVSCVYFALCFVITTVADITIGSTFSAGVIEFLLFGVMQGNAKTGYLYLLLIGIPLFFVYYFSFKFMIQKFNYKTPGRGDESDDVMMDDGKGGNVTDGKKEQAIIDGLGGLENIVDLDNCATRLRVTLKDGTKVNEPKLKGTGAVGIISKGNSIQVVYGPTVNIIKNDLEAYIKSIEI, from the coding sequence ATGGGAATAAAGGAAAAAACTTTTAATCTGGGTCAGAAGCTTGGGAAGGCAATATTGCTGCCAATAGCAATACTTCCCGTGGCAGGGCTGCTGCTGGGTGTATCAGCAGCATTATCAAACCCGGTTATAGTAAAAACATATCCGGCATTAAATCATGTGGCGATACAGGCAGTATTCAAGATAATGAATGCCGCAGGAAACGGAGTATTCTCGGCGTTACCGTTAATATTTGCAGTGGGAATAGCAGTTGGTCTTGCTAAAGCTGATAAAGGAACAGCAGGTTTAGCTTCTGTAATAGGTTATTTAATAATGAATTGTACTATAAATGCATTATTGACTATTACAGGAAAGATAGCCCCGAAAGATATAGATCCGAAATTGTTCGGTCAGGGAAATATACTTGGTACGGTTACTTTACAGACCGGAATATTCGGAGGAATAGTTATCGGGTTAATGGTAGCATATCTTCATAACAAATACTATCAGAAAAAGCTTCCAACGTATCTTGCATTTTTCGGCGGTTCAAGATTTGTACCTATAGTAACATCGGTGGCAGCTCTTGCAGCCGGAGCAGTATTATTCTTTATATGGCCTTTCTTCGGTGCATTATTCGCTTCAGCAGGTGTACTGGTAAATAAAACAGGAATATTAGGTGCATTTATATACGGGTTTATACTGCGTTTATTACTGCCTCTGGGGCTTCATCATGTTTTTTATCTTCCGTTTTGGACAACAGCACTTGGAGGAACACTTGAAGTAGGAGGAAAAAGTGTAGAAGGATTTCAGGCAATATTTCTTGCACAGCTTGGTGATCCTGATACTGCTAAGTTTTTTGGAAATCTTGCAAAATTTAACAGCGGAAGATATCTGCATATTATGATAGGACTTCCTGCTGTATGTCTTGCAATGTATCGTGCAATACCTGATAAAAAAAGAAGAATAGCAACAATGGGATTTTTGCTTTCAGCGGCATTGACATCTTTCATAACAGGAGTAACAGAGCCTATTGATTTTGCCCTTCTCTTTGCATCGCCTGTTTTATATCTTGTCAGCTGTGTATATTTTGCCTTATGTTTTGTGATAACCACTGTAGCGGATATTACCATAGGTTCCACTTTTTCGGCTGGAGTAATAGAATTTCTGTTATTCGGAGTAATGCAGGGTAATGCAAAAACCGGATATCTATACCTTCTGTTAATAGGAATACCTTTGTTTTTTGTATACTATTTCTCATTCAAATTTATGATTCAAAAATTTAATTATAAAACTCCGGGAAGAGGGGATGAGTCAGATGATGTAATGATGGATGACGGAAAAGGCGGAAATGTTACAGACGGTAAAAAAGAACAGGCAATTATAGACGGACTTGGAGGTCTTGAGAATATAGTGGATCTTGATAATTGTGCCACAAGACTTCGTGTAACATTAAAAGACGGAACTAAAGTAAATGAACCGAAATTAAAGGGAACAGGCGCAGTAGGAATTATAAGCAAGGGAAATTCAATTCAGGTAGTCTACGGACCAACTGTTAATATAATAAAAAATGATTTGGAAGCATATATAAAAAGTATTGAAATATGA
- a CDS encoding DUF3604 domain-containing protein, translating into MKNYKLLWGDLHSNIHHNQINEMEKWYEFAGEVTDFWAVAYYPYYMRKLDSGLGIEDIYDKEIREADWEKVLEFCKEKNSEAGKNGNIPVFAGYEWQGSGLDGDHNVFYLGDNNGLFVPLRYGELCSILPLGEAIAIPHHPAYALGSRGKNWGTHNPDYSPFIEIYSSHGSSESGYTDRHMQRHIHMGPRTGGTSVFDGLINGHEVGIIASGDNHSVPAMYGHGLMACYAEDNTKEKIWEAMQKKHVYGVTGNRIKLKYNIGDAMMGDKISSRASYDHIIETEAGDAVDRIELIRNGVLDKVYTHSGKWEEKEITGEVTFKFRAEFGWGPDLRIYPDITMKKWKGSLNTSGEIISIEKCWTSYGQKLIWDKKDQCEFELATYKTSQSGKWMGPSPVTTESFIFEIKADIDSDIEFTIDGKNFTYSVRSILANTQLISFEEEARKLSKERFGFDEFYRNDNFHHNAYKVLIHRGTPEEGYKVHWETVTAGKKKEKDFYMVKVFQRDGNIAWSSPIWVE; encoded by the coding sequence ATGAAAAACTATAAACTGCTTTGGGGGGATCTGCACTCAAATATACATCACAATCAGATAAATGAAATGGAGAAATGGTATGAATTTGCCGGAGAAGTAACTGACTTCTGGGCAGTAGCATATTATCCCTATTATATGAGAAAGCTCGATTCAGGATTGGGTATAGAAGATATTTATGATAAGGAAATAAGAGAAGCTGACTGGGAGAAAGTACTGGAATTCTGTAAGGAAAAAAATTCCGAAGCCGGTAAAAATGGAAATATTCCTGTGTTTGCAGGGTATGAATGGCAGGGGTCCGGTCTTGACGGGGATCATAATGTATTTTATCTTGGAGATAATAACGGGCTTTTTGTTCCTTTGAGATACGGGGAGTTATGCAGTATTCTTCCTTTGGGAGAAGCAATTGCCATACCGCATCATCCTGCTTATGCACTGGGAAGCAGAGGGAAAAACTGGGGAACTCATAATCCTGATTATTCTCCGTTTATAGAAATATATTCATCACACGGCTCATCAGAAAGCGGGTATACAGACCGGCATATGCAGCGTCATATACATATGGGGCCGAGAACAGGCGGAACATCGGTATTCGACGGATTGATAAACGGTCATGAAGTAGGGATAATAGCTTCCGGAGATAATCATTCAGTACCGGCAATGTATGGTCACGGACTAATGGCATGCTATGCAGAGGATAATACAAAGGAAAAAATATGGGAAGCGATGCAAAAAAAACATGTCTACGGTGTTACAGGAAACAGGATAAAATTAAAGTATAACATAGGTGATGCTATGATGGGGGATAAGATAAGCAGCAGAGCATCTTATGATCATATAATAGAAACAGAAGCCGGGGATGCTGTAGACAGAATAGAGCTTATCAGAAACGGAGTACTTGATAAAGTATATACACATTCCGGAAAATGGGAAGAAAAAGAGATTACCGGAGAAGTGACATTTAAATTTCGGGCAGAATTTGGATGGGGTCCTGATTTGAGAATTTATCCAGATATAACTATGAAAAAATGGAAAGGAAGTCTGAATACTTCCGGAGAAATAATAAGTATAGAAAAATGCTGGACCTCATACGGTCAAAAGCTGATATGGGATAAAAAGGATCAGTGTGAATTCGAACTGGCTACATATAAGACTTCCCAGAGCGGAAAATGGATGGGGCCGTCGCCTGTAACAACGGAAAGCTTCATATTTGAAATCAAGGCAGATATTGATTCAGACATAGAATTCACAATAGACGGTAAAAATTTTACATATTCAGTAAGAAGTATCCTTGCTAATACCCAGCTTATCAGCTTTGAGGAGGAAGCAAGAAAGCTTTCAAAAGAAAGATTCGGATTTGATGAATTTTACAGAAATGATAATTTTCATCATAATGCTTATAAAGTACTGATTCACAGGGGAACTCCCGAAGAAGGATATAAAGTACACTGGGAAACTGTAACAGCAGGTAAAAAGAAAGAAAAAGACTTTTATATGGTAAAGGTGTTTCAGAGAGACGGAAATATAGCATGGTCATCACCTATATGGGTGGAATAA
- a CDS encoding N-sulfoglucosamine sulfohydrolase, translating into MNILYIHTHDSGRFLKPYGYNVPTDYLLEFAKDAVVFRKAFCGAPTCSPSRSVLLTGMYAHNNGMLGLAHRGFKINDYSKHLASYLKNYDYETVLSGVQHEADSWLNYDKAAKVIGYSCDITTVPEKDNEEELVYWDRNNAAETAEYFKKAAKTDKKFFMSFGMFSTHRKYPVIPENNTDPDYVELPPRTYDNENNRADTARYMDSARMADDCIKTVIEALKDAGLYEKTIIIFTTDHGVANPFDKCFLNDSGIGVALIIRDPNQKKQGRAIDAMVSHIDIFPTLCELTGVEKPEWLQGKSLVPLLYENKKVREEIYAEINYHTSYEPARCVRNERYKYIKYFDKTYDKYNYSNMDDSEVKGFLMKNGLLDMKKEMEILYDLYFDPGESNNVAGKAEYSEILEEMRIKLQKWQKQTDDPVLEGRIKAPEGAKINNKECMSAGSKNKNDYEKFPD; encoded by the coding sequence ATGAATATTTTATACATACACACACATGATTCCGGAAGATTTTTGAAACCGTACGGATATAACGTGCCGACTGACTATTTATTGGAATTTGCCAAGGATGCCGTTGTTTTCAGAAAGGCATTCTGCGGGGCACCGACATGTTCGCCCAGCCGGTCAGTCCTGCTGACAGGAATGTATGCACATAATAACGGTATGCTGGGGCTTGCTCACAGAGGTTTTAAAATAAATGATTACAGCAAACACCTTGCAAGCTACCTGAAAAATTATGATTATGAAACTGTTTTATCCGGTGTACAGCATGAGGCAGATTCTTGGCTGAATTATGATAAAGCTGCAAAGGTAATAGGCTACAGCTGTGATATTACTACTGTGCCTGAAAAAGACAATGAAGAAGAGCTTGTTTACTGGGACAGAAATAATGCTGCCGAAACAGCAGAATACTTTAAGAAAGCTGCTAAAACCGATAAGAAATTTTTTATGTCATTTGGTATGTTCAGTACTCACAGAAAATATCCCGTCATTCCGGAAAATAATACTGATCCTGATTATGTAGAGTTGCCGCCGAGAACTTATGATAATGAAAATAACAGGGCGGATACTGCCAGATACATGGATTCGGCAAGGATGGCAGATGATTGCATAAAAACTGTAATAGAGGCATTAAAAGATGCAGGACTTTATGAAAAGACAATAATAATCTTTACTACCGATCATGGTGTAGCCAATCCGTTTGACAAATGTTTTTTGAATGACAGCGGAATAGGAGTAGCTTTGATAATCAGAGATCCGAATCAGAAGAAACAGGGAAGAGCAATAGATGCTATGGTTTCGCATATTGATATTTTCCCCACACTGTGTGAGCTGACAGGAGTGGAGAAGCCGGAGTGGCTTCAGGGGAAATCACTGGTTCCCCTTCTTTATGAAAATAAAAAGGTAAGGGAAGAGATATATGCAGAGATTAATTATCACACATCATATGAACCTGCAAGATGTGTAAGGAATGAAAGATATAAATATATAAAGTATTTTGATAAGACATATGACAAATATAACTATTCCAATATGGATGATTCCGAAGTAAAAGGATTTCTCATGAAAAATGGTCTTTTGGATATGAAAAAAGAAATGGAAATACTTTATGATCTGTACTTTGATCCGGGTGAAAGCAATAATGTAGCAGGAAAAGCTGAATACAGCGAAATTCTTGAAGAAATGAGAATAAAGCTTCAAAAGTGGCAGAAGCAAACTGATGATCCTGTGCTGGAAGGAAGAATAAAAGCACCTGAAGGAGCAAAAATAAATAATAAAGAGTGTATGTCAGCTGGTTCTAAAAATAAAAATGACTACGAAAAGTTTCCGGATTAA